Proteins encoded together in one Marinithermus hydrothermalis DSM 14884 window:
- a CDS encoding LOG family protein — MRLVTVFGSSKLTPSDPGYAVAYAWGRRIGTLGFGVATGGYGGAMEAVSRGVKEAGGVVVGVTAPALFKERGGPNPHVDVELPAPSLPARIERLVDLGCAYLALPGGVGTLTELAVAWNLAYIRWLQGQAPKPLGAHPAWLEWLRPGLEIQPEHLALIQPVPDEAALEAFLTRLA; from the coding sequence ATGCGATTGGTTACGGTGTTCGGTTCCTCTAAACTCACCCCTAGCGATCCCGGGTACGCGGTCGCGTACGCCTGGGGCCGCCGGATCGGGACGCTGGGGTTCGGCGTGGCGACCGGGGGGTACGGCGGCGCGATGGAGGCGGTGTCGCGCGGGGTCAAGGAGGCCGGTGGGGTGGTGGTCGGCGTGACCGCGCCGGCCCTCTTCAAGGAGCGCGGCGGCCCCAACCCGCACGTGGACGTGGAGCTCCCCGCCCCGAGCCTGCCCGCGCGCATCGAGCGGCTTGTGGACCTGGGGTGCGCGTACCTGGCGCTTCCGGGCGGCGTGGGCACCCTGACCGAGCTGGCCGTCGCGTGGAACCTCGCGTACATCCGCTGGCTCCAAGGGCAAGCCCCGAAACCCCTCGGCGCGCACCCGGCGTGGCTCGAGTGGCTGCGCCCCGGCCTCGAGATTCAACCGGAGCACCTGGCCCTCATCCAGCCCGTGCCGGACGAAGCCGCGCTCGAGGCGTTCCTCACCCGCCTCGCCTAG
- a CDS encoding pseudouridine-5'-phosphate glycosidase — protein sequence MRVHPKVRQALDQGRPVVALESTVITHGLPRPANLETARRLEAAVREEGAVPATIGVLAGEVVVGLEPRELEALAAREEVEKASVWNLPALLAQGRWAGTTVAATSLLAYRAGVRVFATGGIGGVHPHPYDESADLTVLSRTPIVVVCSGPKSILDLGATLERLESYGVVVGGYRTDRLPAFHSPDSPYGLPARFEAEIEVARAFRAAAALGLGGALVVFNPVSEGIPFPKVLAWVERANREAREAGIAGKALTPFLLRRLSELSGGETDRVNLRLLEENARLAARIARTLTGA from the coding sequence ATGCGCGTGCACCCGAAGGTACGGCAAGCTCTGGATCAAGGCCGGCCGGTCGTGGCCCTCGAGTCCACCGTGATTACGCACGGCCTGCCCCGCCCCGCCAACCTCGAGACCGCCCGCCGCCTTGAGGCGGCGGTGCGCGAGGAGGGCGCGGTGCCCGCCACGATCGGGGTGCTTGCAGGGGAGGTGGTGGTGGGGCTCGAGCCTCGGGAGCTCGAGGCGCTCGCGGCACGCGAGGAGGTGGAGAAGGCGAGCGTGTGGAACCTGCCCGCCCTGTTGGCTCAGGGGCGCTGGGCCGGCACGACCGTCGCGGCGACGAGCCTGCTGGCCTACCGCGCGGGGGTGCGAGTCTTCGCTACTGGAGGGATCGGGGGGGTGCACCCGCACCCTTACGACGAGTCCGCGGACCTTACGGTCCTGAGCCGCACCCCGATCGTGGTGGTGTGCAGTGGCCCCAAGAGCATCCTCGATCTCGGCGCGACCCTGGAGCGGCTCGAGTCGTACGGGGTGGTGGTGGGCGGGTACCGCACGGACCGCCTGCCGGCCTTCCACAGTCCCGACTCGCCGTACGGGCTTCCGGCGCGGTTCGAGGCGGAGATCGAGGTGGCCCGCGCGTTTCGCGCGGCGGCGGCCCTGGGGCTTGGGGGGGCGCTCGTGGTGTTCAACCCCGTATCGGAAGGCATCCCCTTCCCGAAGGTGCTCGCCTGGGTGGAGCGGGCCAACCGCGAGGCGCGCGAGGCGGGGATCGCGGGTAAAGCCCTCACCCCCTTCTTGCTTCGGCGGCTTTCGGAGCTAAGCGGCGGAGAGACGGACCGGGTGAACCTCCGCCTTTTGGAGGAGAACGCGCGCCTCGCAGCGCGGATCGCCCGCACCTTGACCGGCGCGTAG
- a CDS encoding helix-turn-helix domain-containing protein, which yields MCELGDRLRAAREALGKDLGEFSRALGIKRAYLEALEACRFEELPEPILAKGYLRRYAQALGLDPEELVALYPAQAAPEPFPPASRRRRGWGVVLALVLFVGGAGAALWWWQASRATPSGEPQVIVVEPLPAPEPVRLRVLAQPPDAKVYLDGFALGAAPIELEVEPGKRVLRVEAEGFRPFEETVDLTEDRELVVNLEPLAPPEEVVEATSVAAQEVVLRFEGRSWVRVTTPEGERLFEGILEAGDELKYPLPVVVRVGNAGAVRAVVAGEDQGLMGRRGEVVERTFARPNP from the coding sequence ATGTGCGAACTGGGTGATCGGCTAAGGGCTGCACGCGAGGCGCTGGGGAAGGATCTGGGGGAGTTCTCCCGCGCCTTGGGAATAAAACGGGCGTACCTCGAAGCCCTCGAGGCGTGCCGTTTCGAGGAGTTACCTGAACCAATCCTAGCCAAAGGGTACCTCAGGCGTTACGCGCAGGCGTTGGGGTTGGATCCCGAGGAGCTGGTGGCGCTGTACCCAGCACAGGCCGCGCCGGAACCCTTCCCGCCCGCTTCGCGGCGGCGGAGGGGGTGGGGGGTGGTGCTGGCGCTCGTGCTTTTCGTGGGCGGCGCGGGGGCGGCGCTGTGGTGGTGGCAGGCTTCCCGCGCCACGCCGTCAGGCGAGCCGCAGGTGATCGTGGTGGAGCCCCTTCCCGCACCGGAGCCGGTGCGCTTGCGCGTTTTGGCCCAACCCCCGGACGCGAAGGTCTACCTGGATGGGTTTGCGCTAGGCGCGGCACCGATCGAGCTCGAGGTGGAACCGGGCAAACGGGTGCTTCGGGTGGAGGCCGAGGGGTTCCGTCCCTTTGAGGAGACGGTCGACCTCACGGAGGATCGGGAGCTGGTCGTGAACCTCGAGCCGCTCGCCCCGCCGGAGGAGGTGGTGGAGGCGACCTCCGTGGCTGCGCAGGAGGTTGTGCTGCGTTTCGAGGGGCGCAGCTGGGTGCGGGTCACGACCCCGGAGGGCGAGCGCTTGTTTGAGGGGATCCTCGAGGCAGGCGATGAGCTGAAGTACCCGCTTCCGGTGGTGGTGCGCGTGGGGAACGCCGGAGCCGTGCGGGCGGTGGTGGCTGGCGAGGACCAGGGCTTGATGGGGCGGCGCGGCGAGGTCGTCGAACGCACCTTTGCGCGCCCCAACCCTTAG
- the rimO gene encoding 30S ribosomal protein S12 methylthiotransferase RimO, with protein MPGKIGFVSLGCPKALVDSEQILTRLRAEGYEVAPTYEEADLVVVNTCGFITPAVEESLDAIGEALRENGKVVVTGCLGARPEVIQARHPEVLEVTGPGEVDRVLEAVHRVLPPDENPFTALVPRGVKLTPRHYAYLKIAEGCNHRCSFCIIPKLRGRQRSRDAGEVLYEAYRLVSTGTKELLVIAQDTSAYGVDLQHRTSEFQGRAVRAHLTDLVTELAEMGAWVRLHYVYPYPHVADLVALMAEGKLLPYLDVPLQHASPRILRAMRRPGGPEAHLETIRAWREVCPELTIRSTFIVGFPGETEAEFELLLEFLAEARLDRVGAFTYSEVEGAEANALPGRVPEEVKAERLERLMALQAEISLEKNRKKIGQVLEVIVDEYGEEPGQVIGRTKGDAPGIDGRVYAMTDGTVKIGDIIRVKVTDASTYDLYGDAVGQVSWRPNVLMVQGA; from the coding sequence ATGCCGGGAAAGATTGGCTTTGTTAGCTTGGGTTGTCCAAAAGCTTTGGTGGACTCGGAGCAGATCCTGACGCGGCTTCGCGCGGAAGGGTACGAGGTCGCGCCCACGTACGAGGAAGCGGACCTGGTGGTCGTCAACACCTGCGGCTTCATCACGCCGGCGGTAGAGGAGTCCCTGGACGCGATCGGCGAGGCCCTGCGGGAGAACGGGAAGGTCGTGGTGACCGGGTGTTTGGGGGCCCGGCCCGAGGTCATCCAGGCGCGGCACCCCGAGGTCCTCGAGGTGACCGGTCCGGGTGAGGTGGACCGGGTGCTCGAGGCGGTGCACCGCGTCCTGCCGCCGGACGAGAACCCCTTCACCGCCCTGGTACCGCGCGGGGTGAAGCTCACGCCGCGGCACTACGCGTACCTGAAGATCGCCGAGGGGTGCAACCACCGGTGCAGCTTCTGCATCATCCCCAAGCTGCGCGGCCGGCAGCGCTCGCGGGACGCGGGGGAGGTGCTGTACGAGGCGTACCGGCTCGTGAGCACCGGGACGAAGGAGTTGCTGGTGATCGCGCAGGACACCTCGGCGTACGGGGTGGACCTGCAGCACCGCACCTCTGAGTTCCAGGGACGCGCGGTGCGGGCGCACCTCACGGACCTCGTGACCGAACTCGCGGAGATGGGGGCCTGGGTGCGGCTCCACTACGTGTACCCGTACCCTCACGTGGCCGACCTGGTGGCCCTCATGGCCGAGGGCAAGCTCCTGCCGTACCTGGACGTTCCGCTGCAGCACGCGAGCCCGCGCATCCTGCGGGCGATGCGCCGCCCGGGCGGGCCGGAGGCGCATCTCGAAACGATCCGCGCTTGGCGGGAGGTTTGCCCTGAGCTCACGATCCGCTCGACCTTCATCGTGGGCTTCCCGGGAGAGACCGAGGCGGAGTTCGAGCTCCTCTTGGAGTTCCTCGCCGAGGCCCGGCTCGACCGCGTGGGGGCCTTCACCTACTCCGAGGTCGAGGGAGCCGAGGCGAACGCGCTGCCCGGCCGGGTGCCGGAGGAGGTGAAGGCCGAGCGTCTCGAGCGGTTGATGGCCCTGCAGGCCGAGATCAGCCTGGAGAAGAACCGAAAGAAGATCGGGCAGGTCCTTGAGGTGATCGTGGACGAGTACGGGGAGGAGCCCGGCCAGGTGATCGGGCGGACCAAAGGGGACGCGCCCGGGATCGACGGCCGAGTGTACGCCATGACCGACGGCACCGTAAAGATCGGGGATATCATCCGAGTGAAGGTGACGGACGCCAGCACGTACGACCTGTACGGGGACGCGGTGGGGCAGGTGTCCTGGCGGCCCAACGTGCTGATGGTGCAGGGGGCGTGA
- the trkA gene encoding Trk system potassium transporter TrkA: MYIVVAGGGEIGSLIARAFHQNHDVVIIDRNPEAQERLSTLDVRVLVGNATDPEVLREAGVDHADAFIACTDVDEINLISTMLAKGLGAAQVLCFVGRAYYAEVLTDPRTMEILGTRIDRVLWPQRSLAEEILEVILIPKAIDTEVLAGGRLRLIEYLIEADGPYAHRFLADIEWPEGVLLVGVVRGTEFFTPAEDSFRDLVLEPGDHLLFVATQASFPILHAYFAQREQVRRVMIVGGGAVGYMIARSLERTNVEIVLIDHNPERCEWLSQNLSSSRVLVLQGDGTDLSLLESEGIEEVDVLVAVTDNDEKNLLVSLLAKQMGVEKVITRVGRSETRNLFERVGVDIPLTPRQAAVREVINWLSPEGIEHLAVIEDKLELLEVTVPEAFHGKQIHECQLPLKAVVVAVLRGVQVILPDEMTSLQAGDHLLVLVSREASERVGELMRS, translated from the coding sequence GTGTACATCGTCGTTGCTGGTGGTGGGGAGATCGGCTCCTTGATCGCTCGAGCCTTCCACCAAAACCACGACGTGGTCATCATCGACCGCAACCCCGAGGCGCAGGAGCGTTTAAGCACGCTGGATGTTCGTGTGCTGGTAGGGAACGCCACCGACCCCGAGGTGCTACGCGAAGCGGGCGTGGACCACGCGGACGCGTTCATCGCCTGCACCGACGTGGACGAGATCAACCTGATCTCCACGATGCTCGCCAAAGGGCTTGGGGCGGCCCAGGTATTGTGCTTCGTGGGGCGCGCGTACTACGCTGAGGTGCTCACCGACCCGCGCACGATGGAGATCCTCGGCACGCGCATCGACCGGGTGCTCTGGCCCCAGCGTTCCCTCGCCGAGGAGATCCTCGAGGTCATCCTGATTCCCAAGGCGATCGACACCGAGGTCCTCGCGGGCGGGCGGTTGCGCCTCATCGAGTACCTGATCGAGGCGGACGGTCCCTACGCCCACCGTTTCCTGGCCGACATCGAGTGGCCCGAAGGGGTGCTCCTCGTGGGGGTGGTGCGCGGCACGGAGTTCTTCACCCCCGCAGAGGACAGCTTCCGCGACCTGGTGCTCGAGCCGGGCGACCACCTGCTCTTCGTCGCGACGCAGGCGAGCTTCCCCATCCTGCACGCCTACTTCGCCCAGCGCGAGCAGGTGCGCCGCGTGATGATCGTGGGGGGTGGTGCGGTCGGGTACATGATCGCCCGTTCCCTCGAGCGCACCAACGTCGAGATCGTCCTGATCGACCACAACCCCGAGCGTTGCGAGTGGCTCTCGCAGAACCTGTCGAGTTCGCGCGTGCTGGTCCTTCAAGGGGATGGCACGGACCTGAGCCTTCTCGAGTCCGAGGGGATCGAGGAGGTGGACGTGCTCGTGGCGGTGACGGACAACGACGAGAAGAACCTGTTGGTTTCGCTGCTCGCGAAGCAGATGGGGGTGGAGAAGGTCATCACTCGGGTCGGGCGGAGCGAGACGCGCAACCTGTTCGAGCGCGTGGGGGTGGATATCCCTCTCACGCCCCGTCAGGCCGCGGTGCGCGAGGTGATCAACTGGCTGAGCCCCGAGGGGATCGAGCACCTCGCGGTCATCGAGGACAAGCTCGAGCTGCTGGAGGTGACCGTTCCCGAGGCCTTTCACGGCAAGCAGATTCACGAGTGCCAGCTGCCTTTGAAGGCGGTGGTGGTCGCGGTGTTGCGCGGGGTGCAGGTGATCCTTCCGGATGAGATGACCTCGCTCCAGGCGGGGGACCACCTGTTGGTGCTGGTCTCGCGCGAGGCGTCGGAGCGGGTGGGTGAACTGATGCGGTCATGA
- a CDS encoding TrkH family potassium uptake protein, whose protein sequence is MSGFVLYVLGVSYISVALVLLGFAGLALLWGEDPRGFALAAGVGLALGGVLRARGTPKAEPRRAEGLFTVGVLWILVPLLGAIPYWVSGHLNFLDALFESVSGFTTTGATILDDFGKFNKSLFLWRGLTQWFGGIGIIVLFIAVLPHFAVAGRQLFFAEATGVQKDKLTPRLRHTAEAVLRVYLLLTALAVLGYALAGMPLYDALANALATVPAGGFSPSPTSFAAYPAAAQWVAVLFMYFAGANFLLMYKLIFGREIRPLLKDPEFKVYTLVVLAASAGFGFYHFVHHDYDLEASFRHSFFQATSILTSTGFASVDYETWVVPAQIILFFLMFISGSAGSAAGGPKLIRWLVVFAHMSRELRRTLHPNAVLPLRTGGKTVGEEVLRSVFAFMAFYFLLFGLGVLLITTAEGDFIVGFTASAAAIGNVGPGLGSVGPMGSYAALAPVSKLVMIFQMWAGRIELIPVLLLFNPETWRAVRRGR, encoded by the coding sequence ATGAGCGGCTTCGTCCTGTACGTCCTGGGGGTTTCGTACATCTCGGTGGCGTTGGTCCTGCTAGGGTTCGCGGGGCTGGCGCTTCTTTGGGGGGAGGACCCCCGGGGGTTTGCGTTGGCGGCCGGGGTGGGGCTCGCGTTGGGGGGGGTGTTGCGGGCGCGCGGCACCCCCAAGGCCGAACCCCGGCGGGCGGAGGGGCTGTTCACCGTTGGAGTTCTGTGGATCCTGGTGCCCTTACTGGGAGCAATCCCTTACTGGGTAAGCGGGCACCTCAACTTTCTGGATGCCTTGTTCGAGTCCGTCTCCGGGTTCACCACGACCGGCGCGACGATCCTCGACGATTTCGGGAAGTTCAACAAGAGCCTCTTCCTCTGGCGGGGCCTCACGCAGTGGTTCGGGGGCATCGGGATCATCGTCCTCTTCATCGCGGTGCTGCCGCACTTTGCCGTGGCTGGACGACAGCTGTTTTTTGCGGAGGCCACGGGCGTGCAAAAGGACAAGCTCACCCCGCGCCTCAGGCACACGGCGGAAGCCGTGCTCCGCGTTTACCTGCTGCTCACAGCCCTGGCTGTGCTCGGGTACGCTCTCGCGGGCATGCCGCTCTACGACGCCCTAGCGAACGCGCTCGCGACCGTTCCGGCGGGGGGATTCAGCCCCAGCCCCACGAGTTTTGCGGCCTACCCCGCGGCGGCCCAGTGGGTGGCGGTCCTCTTCATGTACTTTGCCGGGGCGAACTTCCTGCTGATGTACAAGCTGATCTTCGGGCGGGAGATCCGACCGCTGTTGAAAGATCCGGAGTTTAAGGTCTACACCCTCGTGGTCCTGGCGGCCTCCGCCGGGTTTGGGTTTTACCACTTCGTACACCACGATTACGACCTCGAGGCGTCGTTCCGCCACTCCTTCTTCCAGGCCACCTCGATCCTGACCAGTACCGGCTTCGCTTCGGTGGATTACGAGACCTGGGTGGTGCCCGCCCAGATCATCCTCTTCTTCCTGATGTTCATCTCCGGCAGCGCGGGTTCTGCCGCTGGGGGACCTAAGCTCATCCGTTGGCTCGTGGTGTTTGCGCATATGAGCCGGGAGCTTAGGCGGACGCTGCACCCGAACGCGGTGCTACCGCTCCGGACCGGAGGGAAGACGGTCGGGGAGGAGGTGCTGCGCTCGGTTTTCGCTTTCATGGCCTTTTACTTCCTCCTCTTCGGTTTGGGGGTCTTGCTCATCACCACGGCGGAGGGGGATTTCATCGTGGGGTTCACGGCCTCCGCGGCAGCCATCGGAAACGTGGGGCCGGGGCTTGGGTCGGTCGGGCCCATGGGGTCTTACGCAGCCCTCGCGCCGGTGAGCAAACTCGTAATGATCTTCCAGATGTGGGCGGGCCGGATCGAGCTCATCCCGGTGCTGCTCCTCTTTAATCCCGAAACCTGGCGGGCGGTGCGGCGCGGCCGGTAG
- the ahcY gene encoding adenosylhomocysteinase, whose translation MTEYDVKDLDLAEVGRSRIEWAAQEMPVLRQIAERFARERPLEGIRIAACLHVTTETANLVRALVAGGAEVVLTASNPLSTQDDVAAALVKYDGVPVYAIKGEDKETYYRHLHAALDHRPHLTMDDGCDLVTLLHKERREELREAFGGTEETTTGVIRLRAMAAAGVLAYPVIAVNDAKTKHLFDNRYGTGQSTLDGILRATNVLLAGKTVVVIGYGWCGRGIASRARGLGANVVVTEVDPLRALEAVMEGFSVTSMREAARVGDVFITATGNQHVIDREHLEVMKDGAILANAGHFNVEINIPALEALAVEKREPRPFVTQYLLADGRRLHLLGEGRLINLAAAEGHPSAVMDMSFANQALSVEYLVRHRDALEPRVYGVPEEIDRRVARLKLEAMGVAIDALTPEQERYLASWEAGT comes from the coding sequence ATGACCGAGTACGACGTTAAAGACCTCGATCTCGCCGAGGTAGGGCGTTCGCGCATCGAGTGGGCGGCCCAGGAGATGCCGGTCTTGCGGCAGATCGCGGAGCGTTTCGCGCGGGAACGGCCGTTGGAAGGGATCCGCATCGCGGCGTGCCTGCACGTGACCACCGAGACCGCGAACCTCGTGCGGGCCCTGGTCGCGGGAGGCGCCGAGGTGGTGCTCACCGCGTCCAACCCGCTCTCCACCCAGGACGACGTGGCCGCCGCCTTGGTCAAGTACGACGGGGTTCCGGTCTACGCGATCAAGGGAGAGGATAAGGAAACCTACTACCGGCACCTGCACGCCGCCTTGGATCACCGGCCTCACCTCACCATGGACGACGGCTGCGATCTGGTGACCCTCCTCCACAAGGAACGGCGGGAGGAGCTGCGCGAAGCCTTCGGCGGCACGGAGGAGACCACCACCGGCGTGATCCGCCTGCGGGCCATGGCCGCCGCGGGGGTGCTGGCCTACCCGGTGATCGCAGTGAACGACGCCAAGACCAAGCACCTCTTCGACAATCGGTACGGCACGGGGCAGAGCACCCTGGACGGCATCCTCCGGGCGACCAACGTCCTCCTCGCAGGCAAGACCGTAGTGGTGATCGGGTACGGCTGGTGCGGTCGCGGCATCGCCTCGCGGGCCCGGGGGCTCGGCGCGAACGTGGTGGTTACCGAGGTGGACCCCTTGCGGGCCCTCGAGGCGGTCATGGAGGGGTTTAGCGTCACCTCCATGCGGGAGGCGGCCCGCGTCGGGGACGTGTTCATCACCGCGACGGGCAACCAGCACGTGATCGACCGGGAGCACCTCGAGGTGATGAAGGACGGCGCGATCCTCGCGAACGCAGGGCACTTCAACGTCGAGATCAACATCCCCGCTCTCGAGGCCCTCGCTGTGGAGAAGCGCGAGCCGCGGCCGTTCGTCACCCAGTACCTGCTCGCGGACGGGCGGCGCCTCCACCTTTTGGGGGAGGGGCGGTTGATCAACCTCGCCGCGGCCGAGGGGCACCCCAGCGCGGTGATGGACATGAGCTTCGCGAACCAGGCGCTGTCCGTCGAGTACCTGGTGCGGCACCGGGACGCGCTCGAGCCGCGGGTGTACGGGGTGCCGGAGGAGATCGATCGCCGGGTGGCGCGCCTCAAGCTCGAGGCGATGGGCGTGGCGATCGACGCCCTCACCCCGGAGCAGGAGCGGTACCTGGCCTCTTGGGAAGCGGGGACGTGA
- a CDS encoding S-ribosylhomocysteine lyase, with amino-acid sequence MSEVESFRLDHTKVRAPYVRLAGKKRTPSGDWIEKYDLRLAQPNRAVVPTDALHTLEHLLAGYLRDHLEGLVDLSPMGCRTGFYAVVLGTPGTEAVRQAFEAALRDVIEHTGAVPGASALECGNYRDHNLKAAQEWARRVLDQGLIVQETVEIQ; translated from the coding sequence GTGAGCGAGGTCGAGTCCTTCCGCCTAGACCACACCAAAGTCCGCGCGCCTTACGTGCGCCTGGCCGGGAAGAAGCGCACGCCGAGCGGGGACTGGATCGAAAAATACGACCTAAGGCTGGCCCAACCCAACCGGGCCGTGGTGCCCACCGACGCGCTGCACACCCTCGAGCACCTCCTCGCCGGGTACCTGCGCGACCACCTCGAGGGCCTCGTGGACCTCAGCCCCATGGGGTGCCGCACCGGGTTTTACGCGGTGGTGCTGGGCACGCCGGGGACCGAGGCCGTCCGCCAGGCCTTTGAGGCGGCGCTGCGCGACGTGATCGAGCACACGGGCGCGGTGCCGGGCGCAAGCGCGCTGGAGTGCGGCAACTACCGGGACCATAACCTCAAGGCGGCCCAGGAATGGGCCCGGAGGGTACTGGACCAGGGCCTCATCGTGCAGGAGACCGTCGAGATCCAATGA
- a CDS encoding 5'-methylthioadenosine/adenosylhomocysteine nucleosidase translates to MIALFAAEGAEAQALVERLVEPKRIEGPWVAHRGRLAGVEALVVETGVGKAAAAAAVGYVAARFAPEGAIWGGVAGALDPALEPGSVLIARDAVQWDVDITAFGRAPGELATGERFVQADPELTARLEEAARALGIKVRVGRVASADAFLADPARARWVREAFAADAVEMEGAAALWAARRLRLPMALVRVVTDGADDSAPGSFERFLEEASTRMARLLEATLRRGVLERV, encoded by the coding sequence ATGATCGCGCTGTTCGCTGCGGAAGGGGCGGAGGCCCAGGCCCTGGTGGAGCGGCTGGTTGAGCCGAAACGGATCGAGGGACCCTGGGTGGCGCACCGCGGCCGCTTGGCCGGGGTGGAGGCGCTGGTGGTCGAGACCGGTGTGGGGAAGGCCGCGGCGGCGGCGGCGGTGGGGTATGTGGCCGCGCGGTTCGCGCCGGAAGGCGCGATCTGGGGTGGCGTGGCGGGGGCGCTGGACCCTGCGCTCGAGCCGGGCAGCGTGCTGATCGCGCGGGACGCGGTGCAGTGGGATGTGGACATCACCGCGTTCGGCCGCGCGCCGGGGGAGCTCGCGACCGGGGAGCGCTTCGTTCAGGCGGACCCGGAGCTGACCGCGCGGCTGGAGGAAGCCGCGCGGGCGCTGGGGATTAAGGTGCGCGTGGGGCGGGTGGCGAGCGCGGACGCGTTTCTTGCGGATCCCGCACGGGCCCGCTGGGTGCGGGAGGCGTTCGCCGCGGACGCGGTCGAGATGGAAGGAGCGGCGGCGCTATGGGCGGCGCGGCGGTTGAGGTTGCCCATGGCCTTGGTGCGCGTGGTGACCGACGGGGCGGACGACAGCGCGCCGGGGTCCTTTGAGCGCTTTTTGGAGGAGGCGTCAACCCGCATGGCCCGTTTGCTCGAGGCCACCCTTCGCCGGGGTGTGCTCGAGCGTGTATAA
- a CDS encoding ribose-phosphate diphosphokinase translates to MNVKLFAGNANRPLAAAIAQALGVPLGEALVERFPDGEVRLRLGESVRGADVYVIQPTSPPVNDHLMELLLFADALRRSSASRINAVIPYFGYARQDKQNHGREPVSAKLVADLIERAGYHRVIAVDLHAPQIQGFFNIPVDHLSAVRLMAEYLKREGLHEDAVVVSPDAGRAETARKLANLLGLDMAMLAKRRTGPTETEVTYVIGEVRGKRPLLLDDIVSTGGTIRRAVEALVEAGARPEAVVMATHSVLVGDARRNLAHPAIARVVFTDTIHLEDRSGCTVLSIAPLLANAIRRVHTHQSVSALM, encoded by the coding sequence ATGAACGTGAAGCTCTTTGCCGGGAACGCTAACCGCCCGCTGGCAGCTGCGATCGCTCAGGCGCTGGGGGTGCCTTTGGGGGAGGCGCTCGTGGAGCGCTTCCCGGATGGGGAGGTGCGCTTGCGCTTGGGGGAGAGCGTGCGCGGGGCGGACGTGTACGTCATCCAACCCACCTCACCCCCGGTGAACGACCACTTGATGGAGCTGCTGCTCTTCGCGGACGCGCTGCGCAGGAGTTCCGCGAGTCGGATTAACGCCGTGATCCCGTACTTCGGGTACGCCCGCCAGGACAAGCAGAATCACGGGCGGGAGCCGGTGAGCGCCAAACTGGTAGCGGACCTGATCGAACGGGCGGGGTATCACCGCGTGATCGCGGTGGACCTGCACGCCCCGCAGATCCAGGGGTTTTTTAACATCCCGGTGGACCACCTCTCGGCGGTGCGCTTGATGGCCGAGTACCTCAAGCGGGAGGGACTGCACGAGGATGCGGTCGTGGTGAGCCCGGACGCGGGGCGTGCCGAGACGGCGCGGAAGCTGGCGAACCTCCTCGGGTTGGACATGGCCATGCTGGCCAAGCGGCGCACCGGCCCGACCGAGACGGAGGTCACCTACGTCATCGGTGAGGTGCGGGGGAAACGCCCCTTGCTCCTGGACGATATCGTCTCCACTGGGGGAACGATACGCCGGGCGGTGGAGGCGCTGGTGGAGGCGGGGGCGAGACCTGAGGCGGTGGTGATGGCGACCCACTCGGTGCTGGTGGGCGACGCGCGGCGGAACCTGGCCCACCCGGCGATCGCCCGGGTGGTCTTCACCGACACGATTCACCTGGAGGACCGGTCGGGGTGCACGGTGCTTTCGATCGCTCCCCTGTTGGCGAACGCCATCCGGCGGGTGCACACCCACCAGTCGGTCAGCGCGTTGATGTAA
- a CDS encoding 50S ribosomal protein L25 produces the protein MEYRLKAYTRENENPKQLRAQGKLPGVLYNKEINRKIYVELNEFDKVFRKASIHHVITLELPDGTTYDTLVRQLNLDKRRRRPEHVDFFVLSDEPVEMYVPLKFVGTAEGVRLGGVLEQVLHDVLVRVAPRNIPEFIEVDVSGLGIGQSLHLADITLPEGVELAMSPEETVVTVVPPEDVEALEAAEVTEGEMEEPEVIRRGKAEEAEE, from the coding sequence ATGGAATACCGGCTGAAGGCCTACACCCGAGAGAACGAGAACCCCAAGCAGCTGCGCGCCCAGGGTAAGCTCCCCGGTGTGCTGTACAACAAGGAGATCAACCGGAAGATCTACGTCGAGCTGAACGAGTTCGATAAGGTCTTCCGGAAAGCCTCGATCCACCACGTCATCACCCTCGAGCTGCCCGACGGAACCACGTACGACACGCTGGTGCGCCAGCTGAACCTGGACAAGCGCCGCCGCCGTCCCGAGCACGTGGACTTTTTCGTCCTCTCCGACGAGCCGGTCGAGATGTACGTCCCGCTGAAGTTCGTGGGGACGGCCGAAGGGGTGCGCTTGGGTGGGGTGCTCGAGCAGGTGCTGCACGACGTGCTGGTGCGGGTGGCACCGCGGAACATCCCCGAGTTCATCGAGGTGGATGTCTCGGGCCTGGGGATCGGCCAGTCGCTGCACTTGGCGGACATCACGCTGCCCGAGGGCGTGGAGCTCGCCATGAGCCCGGAGGAGACGGTGGTGACGGTGGTGCCGCCGGAGGACGTGGAGGCCCTCGAGGCCGCCGAGGTGACGGAAGGCGAGATGGAGGAGCCCGAGGTCATCCGGCGCGGCAAGGCCGAGGAGGCCGAGGAGTAA